In one Pseudodesulfovibrio tunisiensis genomic region, the following are encoded:
- the ilvN gene encoding acetolactate synthase small subunit, whose amino-acid sequence MSNSNQTVLELCVNNHPGVMSHVCGLFARRAYNVEGIACMPVDGGDQSRIWLLVNSEGRLQQMVRQVEKLEDVHHVRRHDGSHSIFENLGKYF is encoded by the coding sequence ATGTCGAATAGCAACCAGACCGTTCTCGAACTTTGCGTCAACAACCATCCCGGCGTGATGTCGCATGTCTGCGGCCTGTTCGCGCGTCGAGCCTACAATGTGGAAGGCATCGCATGCATGCCCGTGGACGGCGGTGACCAGAGCCGCATCTGGCTGCTTGTGAATTCCGAGGGGCGCTTGCAGCAGATGGTGCGGCAGGTGGAGAAGCTGGAGGATGTGCATCACGTGCGACGCCATGACGGGTCGCATTCGATCTTCGAGAATCTGGGCAAGTATTTCTAG
- a CDS encoding class I SAM-dependent methyltransferase, with translation MGTFDYWSKRWTDIPADQAMTNETVYPLKHACFAVNSMPGRILEAGCGAGRVLRYFHEQGCDITGIDYVAKAVEKLKRLDASLVVEVADITKLNFADNSFNVVLAFGLYHNFHGRDLLDSLRETHRVMNDGGVLCASFRADNICNHINDWLYDKRHESNGERHFHKLNLTEDEFRLALEMAGFTVEKMEYVENMSLLYKFSIWRASEDGKMHESTDRSKGYELNAVGKFIQKTLMRLFPKSFCNIWVATARCQK, from the coding sequence ATGGGGACGTTCGATTACTGGTCCAAAAGATGGACGGATATTCCGGCAGACCAAGCCATGACAAATGAAACGGTGTATCCGTTGAAGCATGCGTGTTTTGCGGTCAATTCCATGCCGGGCCGGATACTGGAGGCTGGATGTGGCGCCGGGCGTGTGCTGAGATATTTTCATGAGCAGGGTTGCGATATCACGGGCATTGATTATGTCGCAAAGGCTGTTGAAAAACTGAAGAGATTGGATGCTTCCCTTGTTGTCGAAGTTGCTGACATTACAAAACTGAATTTTGCAGACAACAGTTTCAATGTGGTACTTGCTTTTGGATTGTATCATAACTTTCATGGAAGAGATTTGCTGGATTCGTTAAGGGAAACTCATCGCGTAATGAATGATGGTGGTGTTTTGTGCGCTTCATTCAGAGCCGATAATATATGCAATCATATCAATGATTGGCTTTATGACAAAAGACATGAGAGCAATGGTGAACGTCATTTTCACAAATTGAATTTGACGGAAGACGAGTTTCGTCTTGCGCTTGAAATGGCAGGATTCACTGTTGAAAAGATGGAATATGTCGAAAACATGTCTCTTCTGTACAAGTTTTCGATATGGAGAGCTTCGGAAGATGGAAAAATGCATGAAAGCACTGATCGGTCAAAAGGGTATGAGTTGAATGCTGTTGGGAAATTCATTCAGAAAACCTTGATGCGTCTTTTCCCGAAGTCGTTTTGCAATATTTGGGTTGCAACAGCTCGGTGTCAAAAATGA
- a CDS encoding flagellin, with translation MALSDVERQFIYNYSMQLLQQDILTNSLFAGSSVGRDLRSMVLAKQPVQPLTNPFEAAITGTLRGDAAQVRQSSRNVQEAASMVGTARTGVAQIADALSDMEDLIDKINSGELDQTSAVVQSDYDALRDKIEGLVSSTDYNGIAMLDSSQWGTNQIDSNGNVYIQSTRDGGFDVTFHAMDDIDWSQLIGSQLDDSGGGDRAAQLALVQNYQGQVDAILDVYEKKEDSLNSQVLHLESQAQVIDQAVAARSPETTNSVEQLLLNLLLKETGTVVDESS, from the coding sequence ATGGCTCTTTCCGATGTGGAACGCCAATTCATTTACAATTATTCCATGCAATTGTTGCAGCAGGATATTCTGACGAACTCGCTGTTTGCGGGGTCTTCCGTTGGTCGCGATCTGCGGAGCATGGTTCTTGCCAAGCAGCCGGTTCAGCCATTGACCAATCCGTTCGAAGCAGCCATTACCGGCACGCTTCGCGGGGATGCAGCGCAGGTACGCCAGAGTTCGCGCAATGTGCAGGAAGCCGCGAGCATGGTCGGGACGGCCCGGACCGGTGTGGCGCAGATTGCGGATGCCCTGTCGGACATGGAGGATCTCATAGACAAGATCAACAGCGGGGAACTGGATCAGACCAGTGCCGTTGTTCAGTCCGATTACGATGCACTTCGGGACAAGATCGAGGGATTGGTTTCCAGTACCGATTACAACGGCATTGCCATGCTGGACAGTTCCCAGTGGGGGACCAATCAGATTGATTCGAACGGCAATGTCTACATCCAGTCAACCAGAGACGGCGGATTCGACGTCACGTTTCACGCCATGGATGACATTGACTGGAGTCAGCTCATTGGCAGTCAGCTGGACGACAGCGGCGGAGGGGACAGAGCCGCGCAATTGGCTCTCGTGCAGAATTATCAGGGACAGGTCGACGCCATTCTGGATGTATACGAAAAGAAGGAGGATTCCCTGAACAGCCAGGTGCTGCATCTGGAGTCCCAGGCGCAGGTCATTGATCAGGCGGTTGCCGCGCGGAGTCCGGAAACCACGAATTCCGTGGAACAGCTGCTGCTGAATCTGCTGCTCAAGGAAACCGGGACCGTGGTGGATGAGAGTTCCTGA
- a CDS encoding HAMP domain-containing methyl-accepting chemotaxis protein, translating into MLKNLKLGVKLGLGFGVVLMLTAFVAMIGFNGMVNVQDRVDKADDVNRLVRYILEARVQEKNYMLRKDEASVLAHAAALQKIYDQANDTTGKFSDKLNKDQMATVNDSVLRYQKAFEKYVTLEESKNGAMANMRQQARTTLETIEALRADQKQQLKELQESGTASLAQINDKLHKADDANRLIKWFVDSRKNEKEVIISGEEKYLKANAEGITQVKNLLADMRTRFRNERNIAQVDKALAAVNGYEKEFGNFYGFMQAQAQDTQIMLAAARQADKVCREARADQKGKMVSEMTTANVVSGSGAGVALMIGSLAAILLTLAITRPVRQGVTFAESMSTGDFTNDLQITQRDEIGVLATALNSMVGRLRDVVADVRNATDYVASGSEQLAASAQTLSQGATEQAASIEEVSASMEQMASNIKQNAENAQTTEEIASQAASDAREGGSAVGQTVEAMKNIAEKISIIEEIARQTNLLALNAAIEAARAGEHGKGFAVVAAEVRKLAERSGEAAAEISEMSVSSVGVAEKAGQLLEKLVPDIQRTAELVQEITSSSMEQNSGVDQINKAIAQLDTVIQQNASASEEMASTSEELAGQSQQLQDTMSFFKVDGTGRLPSESISRFTVKSADPRELPAGEGNGNGNGKSRQASSKTAVGNGVDLDMRASDDPDFERF; encoded by the coding sequence ATGTTGAAAAACTTGAAGCTGGGCGTGAAGCTCGGACTTGGTTTCGGCGTGGTTCTCATGCTCACGGCCTTTGTCGCCATGATCGGTTTCAACGGCATGGTCAACGTGCAGGACAGGGTGGACAAGGCGGATGACGTCAACCGACTGGTCAGATACATCCTTGAAGCCAGAGTTCAGGAAAAGAACTACATGCTGCGCAAGGACGAGGCCTCGGTGCTGGCCCATGCCGCAGCCTTGCAGAAGATCTATGATCAGGCCAACGACACTACCGGAAAATTCTCCGACAAATTGAACAAGGATCAGATGGCCACGGTGAACGATTCCGTGCTTCGCTATCAGAAGGCGTTCGAAAAATACGTGACGCTGGAAGAAAGCAAGAACGGCGCCATGGCGAACATGCGGCAGCAGGCCCGCACGACGCTGGAAACGATTGAGGCGTTGCGCGCGGACCAGAAGCAGCAGCTCAAGGAGTTGCAGGAGTCCGGTACTGCAAGTCTGGCACAGATCAACGACAAGTTGCACAAGGCTGACGATGCCAACAGATTGATCAAGTGGTTTGTTGATTCCCGCAAGAACGAGAAGGAAGTGATCATTTCCGGCGAGGAGAAATACCTGAAGGCCAATGCCGAGGGAATCACCCAGGTCAAGAATCTGCTGGCGGACATGCGGACCCGTTTCAGGAACGAGAGAAATATTGCTCAGGTGGACAAGGCTTTGGCTGCCGTTAACGGCTATGAAAAGGAATTCGGCAATTTCTACGGCTTCATGCAGGCTCAGGCCCAGGATACACAGATCATGCTGGCGGCTGCCCGGCAGGCGGACAAGGTGTGTCGCGAAGCGCGTGCGGACCAGAAGGGCAAGATGGTCAGCGAAATGACCACTGCCAATGTGGTCAGCGGTTCCGGTGCCGGTGTTGCTCTCATGATCGGTTCGCTTGCCGCCATTCTGCTGACATTGGCCATCACGCGGCCCGTGCGGCAGGGCGTCACGTTTGCCGAGAGCATGTCCACTGGTGATTTTACCAATGATTTGCAGATCACGCAGCGAGATGAGATCGGTGTGCTGGCAACGGCTCTGAACAGCATGGTGGGGCGGTTGCGTGATGTGGTGGCCGACGTGCGCAACGCCACGGATTATGTTGCCTCTGGCAGCGAACAGTTGGCCGCATCCGCACAGACCCTGTCTCAGGGGGCCACGGAGCAGGCCGCGTCCATCGAGGAAGTGTCCGCTTCCATGGAGCAGATGGCTTCCAACATCAAGCAGAACGCGGAAAATGCCCAGACCACCGAGGAAATAGCCAGTCAGGCCGCATCCGATGCCCGCGAGGGTGGGTCGGCTGTCGGACAGACCGTTGAAGCCATGAAGAATATCGCGGAAAAGATTTCCATCATCGAGGAAATCGCGCGTCAGACCAATCTGCTTGCCCTGAACGCGGCAATCGAGGCTGCCCGGGCCGGTGAACACGGCAAGGGGTTTGCCGTTGTGGCGGCCGAGGTTCGCAAGCTGGCCGAACGTTCCGGCGAAGCTGCCGCGGAGATCAGTGAAATGTCGGTTTCCAGTGTCGGCGTGGCGGAAAAGGCCGGACAACTGCTTGAAAAGCTGGTTCCGGACATTCAGCGCACTGCGGAGCTGGTTCAGGAGATCACGTCTTCCAGCATGGAACAGAATTCCGGCGTTGACCAGATCAACAAGGCCATTGCCCAACTCGACACGGTGATCCAGCAGAATGCCTCGGCGTCCGAGGAAATGGCATCCACAAGCGAGGAACTGGCCGGACAGAGCCAGCAGCTTCAGGATACCATGTCCTTCTTCAAGGTGGATGGAACCGGCAGGCTTCCCTCCGAAAGCATCAGCCGTTTTACCGTAAAAAGTGCCGATCCAAGGGAATTGCCTGCGGGCGAAGGGAATGGTAATGGGAACGGCAAGTCGCGGCAGGCCTCTTCCAAAACGGCGGTAGGTAACGGTGTGGACCTGGACATGCGCGCCAGCGACGATCCTGATTTTGAAAGATTCTAA
- a CDS encoding chemotaxis protein CheW — translation MNDEALKDINQFLTFTLGKEIFALDIGTVREVLELTSITKIPRTPEFMRGVINLRGHAVPVVDMRRKLGMSQGEDTVDTCIIIVEIEFDGEFTVMGALVDSVREVFEMAPDAIEAAPKMGAAVNAEYIKGMGRQNDQFIIILDISKIFSAEELSAVKEMAGAQAAGPDVAPEEVVAAPAPA, via the coding sequence ATGAATGATGAAGCATTGAAGGATATCAACCAGTTTTTGACGTTTACGCTGGGCAAGGAGATTTTCGCCCTCGACATCGGTACGGTGCGCGAGGTGCTGGAACTCACGTCCATCACGAAAATTCCGCGTACACCGGAATTCATGCGCGGCGTGATCAATTTGCGCGGCCATGCAGTGCCGGTTGTGGACATGCGTCGCAAGCTGGGCATGTCTCAGGGTGAAGATACCGTGGATACGTGCATCATCATCGTGGAGATCGAGTTTGACGGCGAGTTCACCGTGATGGGTGCGCTGGTCGACTCCGTGCGCGAGGTCTTCGAGATGGCGCCCGACGCCATTGAAGCGGCTCCCAAGATGGGCGCGGCCGTGAATGCCGAGTACATCAAGGGAATGGGACGCCAGAACGATCAGTTCATCATCATTCTTGATATCAGCAAGATCTTTTCCGCGGAAGAGCTCTCTGCGGTCAAGGAGATGGCTGGCGCTCAGGCTGCTGGCCCGGATGTCGCTCCCGAGGAAGTTGTTGCGGCTCCCGCTCCTGCCTAG